One Nostoc sp. UHCC 0870 DNA segment encodes these proteins:
- a CDS encoding N-6 DNA methylase: MITLKQLEEELWRAANILRADFSPFTDHKKYLLRLLLLKHLSDVFEEELEAIERKTGNRDLALSTPQYFRVFVPEHSRWSYLQRFNQFISTGLNVASREIEYKNPHLDKIFTSIDFESEYNYSVHEQHDNILRQLIEHFSHLNLAYGNLAEPDILGKACEYLIEKFAIDSGKSGGEFYTPNKIAELLVNLLEVEKGMRICDPVCGVGGFLVAYFNYIKQTGLNLKDLSFYGQDKNLETWAIAKINLLLHGIFDFDIRLGDTIREPQLIQGKELMLFDRVVANPPFNLNNWGYEKHGFDPYYRFRYGEPPKSSGDFAFIQHILATLKNTGKAAVIVGNGTLFRGAKEGLIRERIIQQDLIEAVISLASNLLYNTSIPIVILIFNRNKSENRKNKVLFIDASSQYQKIGNQNYLQSEHITHIVSCYQAFTDKEGYAKVASLEEIADNDYILNINRYVLPLKTEKDKIDIEAEIIKLRELEAARTKAENEMNESLRELGVKL, translated from the coding sequence ATGATAACTTTAAAACAATTGGAAGAAGAACTTTGGAGAGCAGCCAATATTTTACGTGCTGATTTTAGTCCATTTACTGACCATAAGAAATATTTACTGAGGCTCTTACTTTTGAAACATTTATCCGATGTTTTTGAAGAAGAGCTTGAGGCAATTGAACGGAAAACAGGTAATCGAGATTTGGCATTGAGTACACCACAATACTTCCGTGTATTTGTGCCTGAGCATTCTCGCTGGAGTTACTTGCAGCGTTTTAATCAATTTATTAGCACTGGACTTAATGTAGCGTCTAGAGAAATTGAATATAAAAACCCACATTTGGATAAAATTTTTACTAGTATTGATTTTGAAAGTGAATATAATTATTCTGTCCATGAGCAGCATGACAATATATTACGTCAATTAATTGAGCATTTCTCGCATCTCAATCTTGCATACGGCAACCTTGCTGAACCAGATATCTTAGGAAAAGCCTGTGAATACCTAATTGAGAAATTTGCAATTGATTCTGGAAAAAGCGGTGGAGAGTTTTATACCCCAAATAAAATAGCAGAATTGCTAGTTAATCTGTTGGAAGTAGAAAAGGGAATGAGAATTTGTGATCCTGTCTGCGGAGTTGGTGGTTTTCTGGTCGCATATTTCAATTATATAAAACAGACAGGATTAAATTTAAAAGATTTATCGTTCTATGGGCAAGATAAAAATTTAGAAACTTGGGCGATTGCTAAAATTAATTTGCTATTGCATGGCATCTTTGATTTTGATATCCGATTAGGAGACACAATCCGCGAACCACAGCTAATACAAGGCAAGGAATTAATGCTTTTTGATAGAGTAGTTGCTAACCCGCCGTTTAATCTTAATAATTGGGGTTATGAGAAACATGGCTTTGATCCTTATTATCGGTTTCGATATGGAGAGCCACCAAAAAGCAGTGGAGATTTTGCTTTTATTCAGCACATATTAGCTACATTAAAAAACACGGGTAAAGCAGCAGTAATAGTAGGTAATGGGACATTATTTCGCGGAGCAAAAGAAGGTTTAATTCGTGAAAGAATCATTCAACAAGACCTGATTGAAGCAGTTATTAGCCTTGCAAGCAATTTATTATATAATACTAGCATTCCTATTGTTATCTTAATTTTTAATCGAAATAAATCAGAAAACCGTAAAAATAAAGTCTTATTCATTGACGCTAGTAGCCAATACCAAAAGATTGGAAATCAAAATTATTTACAATCAGAACATATTACTCATATCGTGAGTTGCTATCAAGCTTTTACAGATAAAGAAGGGTATGCTAAGGTCGCGTCTCTTGAAGAGATAGCAGACAATGACTATATTCTTAACATCAACCGCTATGTGCTACCTCTCAAAACCGAAAAGGACAAAATTGATATTGAGGCAGAAATTATTAAGCTACGTGAATTAGAGGCTGCACGTACTAAAGCGGAGAATGAAATGAATGAATCCCTGCGTGAACTGGGAGTGAAATTATAA
- a CDS encoding type I restriction endonuclease subunit R: MKSTLTEDEIEQYQLQLLQTLGYSYSNGYDIQPEGIKQERESFGEVILKHRLPQAISRINPTIPHDAQYQAQREIFNIASSDLLNNNEIFHKYLTEGITVEYQKNGETRGEPVKLIDWEHPENNEFLAVNQFTVIEDNHNHRPDIVLFINGLPLVVIELKNAANEKANLNAAYNQLQTYKRRIPSLFTYNALLVISDGLSARAGSLTAGFNRFSTWKNPTGENQINELEILTNGLLNKQTLLDLIRHFTVFEKSKTEDLKTGIVSITTIKKIAAYHQYYAVNKAVESIINASSQAGARKGGVLWHTQGSGKSLSMVFLAGKLVLNENLQNPTIVMLTDRNDLDDQLFDTFAGCQQLLRQDPQQAGDREQVRQLLNTNSGGIIFTTVQKFSPADGETLYPQISPRPNIIVLADEAHRSQYGFTAKQVNVLDAEGNVIGKRTKYGFAKYIRQALPNATFVGFTGTPVEQSDKNTPAIFGEYIDIYDISQAVKDGATVPIYYESRLVQVDLDAAGRQLLEELDEDLSFEELSITQKAKAKQTQLEAIVGSTKRIKQIAQDIVTHFEARQQVNKGKAMIVTMSRQIAVNLYDAIIQLRPDWHSEDLNLGKIKVVITTSAADAGNLVKHHTSKAQRQNLAQRLKDPENSLELAIVCDMWLTGFDAPCLHTMYIDKPLKSHNLMQAIARINRVYFEKTGGLIVDYLGLATELKKALSFYSQSGGKGDLTLNQDVAVGLLLAKLEIVEQIMSGFTYQHYFDADTGEKLNILKNATNYVAAPNIKDRFLSEVIALSKAHSLAVPHPQAIAASETISFFQAIQASLRKLESGGDGSGLSNQDIETAIRQVVDQALVSDAVINIFDEAGIKNPDISIISDEFMAEVRGMEHQNLAVELLQKLLKDEVKTRSRTNIVQSRKLSEMLEDALRRYRNQVISVTDILEELLELAKDTKAANARGEELGLEPYELAFYDALSQNQSAQDVMGVDKLRELAIVLVDRIRKNASIDWNLKESVRSRMKVAVKRLLRQYGYPPDMEALAMELVLEQAKVFTEFAVSIKT, from the coding sequence ATGAAATCTACCCTCACCGAAGACGAAATCGAACAATACCAACTCCAACTCTTGCAAACCCTTGGTTATAGCTACAGCAACGGCTACGACATCCAACCAGAAGGCATCAAGCAAGAGCGAGAAAGCTTCGGTGAAGTAATTTTAAAACATAGACTCCCACAAGCAATATCAAGAATTAACCCCACCATTCCCCATGATGCCCAATATCAGGCACAACGGGAAATATTTAATATTGCTAGTTCCGACCTACTCAACAACAACGAAATATTCCATAAATACCTCACAGAAGGCATCACCGTTGAATATCAAAAAAACGGCGAAACCAGAGGCGAACCTGTTAAATTAATTGACTGGGAACACCCCGAAAATAACGAATTTCTCGCCGTCAACCAATTTACAGTCATTGAAGACAACCATAACCACCGCCCCGATATTGTCCTGTTCATTAACGGCTTACCCCTCGTCGTCATCGAACTAAAAAACGCCGCCAATGAAAAAGCCAACCTTAACGCCGCCTATAACCAACTCCAAACCTATAAACGCAGAATCCCTAGCCTATTTACCTACAATGCCCTATTAGTAATTTCAGATGGACTATCCGCCCGTGCTGGTTCACTAACGGCTGGGTTTAACCGCTTCTCTACATGGAAAAACCCCACAGGCGAAAACCAGATTAACGAACTAGAAATTTTAACTAACGGGCTACTCAACAAGCAAACCTTACTAGATTTAATTCGTCACTTCACTGTATTTGAAAAGTCCAAAACCGAAGACCTGAAAACAGGCATAGTTAGCATTACCACCATTAAAAAAATCGCCGCATATCATCAATATTACGCCGTTAATAAAGCCGTTGAATCTATCATTAATGCCTCATCCCAAGCAGGCGCACGTAAAGGCGGTGTACTTTGGCATACCCAAGGAAGCGGTAAATCCCTTTCAATGGTATTTCTGGCAGGGAAACTGGTTTTAAACGAAAACCTCCAGAACCCCACCATCGTCATGTTGACAGATCGCAATGACTTAGATGATCAACTATTTGATACCTTCGCAGGTTGTCAGCAACTCCTCAGACAAGACCCCCAACAAGCAGGAGATAGAGAACAAGTCCGCCAACTACTCAACACCAACTCAGGCGGTATCATTTTTACCACCGTCCAGAAATTTTCCCCGGCTGATGGCGAAACCCTCTATCCCCAAATCAGCCCTCGCCCTAATATCATTGTCCTGGCTGATGAAGCCCACCGCAGCCAATACGGTTTCACAGCTAAACAAGTTAATGTCCTTGATGCCGAAGGCAACGTGATTGGTAAACGCACCAAATACGGCTTTGCCAAATATATTAGACAAGCCTTACCCAATGCTACCTTTGTCGGCTTCACAGGTACACCCGTAGAACAAAGCGACAAAAACACCCCCGCCATTTTTGGTGAATATATCGACATCTACGACATCTCCCAAGCCGTCAAAGATGGGGCAACCGTGCCGATTTATTACGAAAGCCGCTTAGTACAAGTTGATTTGGACGCAGCAGGTAGACAACTTCTAGAAGAACTAGACGAAGACCTCAGCTTTGAAGAACTGAGCATCACCCAAAAAGCGAAAGCTAAACAAACCCAACTTGAGGCGATTGTCGGTTCTACAAAAAGAATAAAACAGATTGCCCAAGATATTGTGACTCACTTCGAGGCACGGCAACAGGTAAACAAAGGCAAAGCCATGATTGTCACCATGAGCCGCCAAATCGCCGTTAATCTCTACGATGCCATAATTCAACTCCGCCCTGATTGGCACAGTGAGGATCTTAACTTAGGGAAAATCAAAGTCGTAATTACTACCTCCGCCGCCGATGCAGGTAATTTAGTTAAACATCACACCAGCAAAGCCCAACGTCAAAACCTCGCCCAACGCCTCAAAGACCCCGAAAACTCCCTGGAATTAGCCATAGTCTGTGATATGTGGCTCACAGGCTTTGATGCCCCCTGTTTGCACACCATGTATATTGATAAACCGCTTAAAAGTCATAATTTAATGCAAGCGATCGCCCGGATTAACCGCGTCTATTTTGAAAAAACAGGCGGTTTGATTGTGGATTATCTGGGACTAGCCACCGAACTTAAAAAAGCCCTATCCTTCTATTCTCAAAGTGGCGGTAAAGGCGACCTCACCCTCAATCAAGATGTGGCAGTGGGACTACTCCTAGCCAAATTGGAAATCGTCGAGCAAATCATGTCAGGCTTTACCTATCAGCATTATTTTGATGCTGACACTGGCGAAAAACTGAATATCCTCAAAAATGCCACTAACTATGTAGCTGCACCAAACATCAAAGATAGATTTCTCAGTGAAGTTATCGCCCTATCTAAAGCCCATTCTCTCGCCGTACCCCACCCCCAAGCGATCGCCGCATCAGAAACAATCTCATTTTTCCAAGCCATCCAAGCCAGCCTCAGAAAACTAGAAAGCGGCGGTGATGGTAGTGGACTCAGCAACCAAGACATCGAAACTGCCATCCGTCAAGTCGTAGATCAAGCCTTGGTATCCGATGCAGTAATTAACATCTTTGATGAAGCTGGTATTAAAAATCCTGACATCTCCATCATCTCCGATGAATTTATGGCAGAAGTGCGGGGCATGGAACACCAAAACCTCGCGGTAGAACTGCTGCAAAAACTACTCAAGGATGAAGTTAAAACCCGCAGTCGGACAAATATTGTCCAAAGTCGTAAACTTTCTGAGATGTTAGAAGATGCCCTGCGCCGCTATCGCAACCAAGTCATCAGCGTTACGGATATTTTAGAAGAACTGCTGGAACTAGCAAAAGACACCAAAGCTGCCAACGCTAGGGGTGAAGAACTGGGACTAGAACCCTATGAACTGGCCTTTTATGATGCACTATCACAAAACCAAAGCGCACAGGATGTAATGGGTGTTGATAAACTGCGAGAATTAGCGATCGTTCTAGTAGATCGGATTCGCAAAAATGCCTCTATTGACTGGAATCTTAAAGAAAGTGTCCGTTCCCGAATGAAAGTTGCAGTTAAAAGGCTGCTGCGTCAATATGGTTATCCTCCCGATATGGAGGCACTAGCTATGGAACTGGTGTTAGAGCAAGCCAAAGTTTTTACTGAATTTGCAGTCTCAATCAAGACATAA
- a CDS encoding type II toxin-antitoxin system VapC family toxin: protein MKTVLDTNVLSELMKPQGSRKVKNWVATQPRENLFITSITQAEILYGIAILPDGKRSQALRETAQAMFIEEFVGQILAFEQKAAVCFAEIAANRKKIGKPISQADAQIAAICLANNAEIATRNVDDFADCQIKIVNPWDV, encoded by the coding sequence ATGAAAACAGTTCTCGATACCAACGTATTATCAGAACTTATGAAGCCCCAAGGCTCAAGGAAGGTAAAAAATTGGGTTGCTACACAGCCAAGAGAAAACTTATTTATAACCAGCATTACCCAAGCCGAAATTCTTTATGGCATCGCCATTTTACCCGATGGTAAACGTAGCCAAGCCTTAAGGGAAACTGCTCAAGCTATGTTTATTGAGGAATTTGTAGGACAGATTCTCGCCTTTGAGCAAAAAGCGGCTGTATGTTTTGCCGAAATCGCCGCAAATAGAAAGAAAATTGGTAAGCCTATTTCTCAAGCTGATGCTCAAATTGCTGCTATTTGTCTGGCGAATAACGCAGAAATCGCCACTCGAAATGTTGATGACTTCGCAGACTGCCAAATTAAGATAGTTAACCCTTGGGATGTATGA
- a CDS encoding FitA-like ribbon-helix-helix domain-containing protein: MSNITIHQLEPDITKLLEQRAAQHGHTIEAEIKAILQSVLAPELSPKINLAAAIEKRFANLGDFELPEITREPMRTAPSFDASET; the protein is encoded by the coding sequence ATGTCTAATATCACCATTCACCAGCTAGAACCAGATATAACTAAACTTTTAGAACAACGTGCCGCCCAACACGGACACACCATCGAAGCCGAAATCAAAGCCATACTTCAAAGTGTATTAGCCCCAGAACTATCACCTAAAATTAACCTTGCCGCAGCCATAGAAAAACGCTTTGCAAACCTCGGTGATTTTGAACTACCCGAAATCACCAGAGAACCCATGAGAACAGCCCCTAGTTTTGATGCCTCCGAAACATGA
- a CDS encoding restriction endonuclease subunit S: MNLSFFRYLGIVNKVLFSIMEVLNNICLDIVDCEHKTAPIQNEGIPSIRTTDIKNGFLDFKGSNKVSEETYQKWTQRLEPRAYDIILAREAPVGQVGIVPKGQRVCLGQRTVLIRPNKQKVYPFYLLYLLLSREIQHKMKVRASGSTVEHLNMSDIRNLQLPDLPSLKIQKEIGDTLGNLDAKIENLRRQNETLEAIAQTLFKHWFIDFEFPNADGKPYKSSGGAMIPSELGKIPEGWRVEKLGDLTQTITKGTTPTTFKKDFVDSGINFIKAESISESHTLVKSKFAYIDEETNIMLKRSIVQEKDILYTIAGTIGRYAMVTSSSLPANTNQAVALIRPDFKKIDPEYLLCYFASITYKHYLSSRIVQAVQANLSLGVLSDSPITIPEQRIKNLFSNVVVPIFSKKESHQMQIETLTKTRDTLLPKLMSGQLRVKE; the protein is encoded by the coding sequence GTGAATCTAAGTTTTTTTAGGTATTTAGGAATAGTTAATAAAGTTTTATTTTCAATTATGGAAGTATTAAATAATATTTGTCTTGACATCGTTGATTGTGAGCATAAAACAGCACCTATTCAAAATGAAGGAATCCCATCTATAAGAACAACAGATATAAAAAACGGATTTCTTGATTTTAAAGGTTCAAATAAAGTATCAGAGGAAACATATCAAAAATGGACACAAAGATTAGAGCCTAGAGCATACGACATAATATTAGCGAGAGAAGCACCTGTTGGACAGGTGGGAATTGTACCCAAAGGACAGCGTGTTTGTTTAGGACAGAGAACTGTTTTAATTAGACCAAATAAGCAAAAAGTTTATCCATTTTACCTTTTGTATCTTCTGCTCTCTCGTGAGATACAACACAAAATGAAAGTTAGGGCTTCAGGTTCTACTGTCGAACATTTAAATATGTCAGATATTAGAAATCTACAATTACCTGATTTACCATCATTAAAGATTCAAAAAGAAATTGGAGATACTTTAGGGAATCTGGATGCCAAAATCGAAAATCTGAGGCGGCAGAATGAGACTTTAGAGGCGATCGCACAAACTCTATTTAAGCATTGGTTTATAGATTTCGAGTTCCCCAACGCAGACGGTAAGCCCTATAAATCATCTGGTGGGGCGATGATTCCCTCAGAGTTAGGCAAGATTCCCGAAGGTTGGCGCGTTGAGAAATTGGGAGACTTAACACAAACAATAACTAAAGGCACAACACCAACAACTTTTAAGAAAGATTTTGTTGATAGTGGAATTAATTTTATTAAAGCTGAGTCTATCTCAGAAAGCCATACTCTTGTTAAATCAAAATTTGCTTATATAGACGAAGAGACAAATATAATGTTAAAGCGTTCTATAGTGCAAGAAAAAGACATTTTATACACCATTGCAGGAACAATTGGACGTTATGCAATGGTTACATCTTCAAGCTTACCTGCTAATACAAATCAAGCCGTAGCACTTATTAGACCAGATTTTAAAAAAATCGATCCTGAATACTTACTTTGTTATTTTGCATCAATCACTTATAAACACTATCTTTCAAGTCGTATTGTTCAAGCAGTGCAAGCAAATCTTAGTTTAGGAGTATTAAGCGATTCACCTATTACTATTCCAGAACAAAGAATTAAAAATCTTTTTTCTAACGTGGTAGTACCTATTTTCTCTAAGAAAGAATCTCATCAGATGCAAATCGAAACCCTAACTAAAACCCGTGATACTTTATTACCTAAACTAATGAGTGGTCAACTCCGCGTCAAGGAATAA
- a CDS encoding type II toxin-antitoxin system VapC family toxin produces MSYLLDTNACIRYLNSSNNPVFYRLNSLPPDEVFLCDIVKFELYYGAYKSSNRDKNLATLKIFFDEFVSLPFDGQAADICGYIRSELNKKGTPIGVYDLQIASIALANSLVLVTHNVGEFSRIEGLQYEDWEVAV; encoded by the coding sequence ATGAGTTATTTGTTAGATACTAATGCCTGTATTCGGTATCTTAATTCCAGTAATAATCCAGTTTTTTATCGCTTAAATTCACTGCCACCAGATGAGGTTTTTCTGTGCGATATTGTAAAATTTGAGCTTTATTACGGAGCTTATAAAAGTTCTAATAGAGACAAAAATCTGGCAACATTAAAGATATTTTTTGATGAATTTGTTAGCTTACCTTTTGATGGTCAAGCAGCAGATATTTGTGGTTATATTCGTTCTGAATTGAATAAAAAAGGAACACCAATTGGAGTTTATGATTTACAAATTGCTTCAATTGCTCTTGCTAATAGCTTGGTGTTGGTAACTCATAATGTGGGAGAGTTTAGCCGAATAGAAGGGTTGCAATATGAGGATTGGGAAGTTGCTGTATGA
- a CDS encoding class I SAM-dependent DNA methyltransferase, translating into MAEKAAKQNNSESFEQKLWKAADKLRKNIDAAEYKHIVLGLIFLKYISDAFEELHQKLLAGEGDYAGANPEDRDEYSAENVFFVPVEARWTYLQGQAKQPDIGKTVDLAMEAIEQENAKRLKGILPKVYGQQKLDQKSLGGLIDLIGSITLGDAEAQAQDVLGRVYEYFLGQFALAEGKKGGQFYTPESIVKLLVEMLEPYNGRVFDPCCGSGGMFVQSEKFVKNHQGRLDDISIYGQESNETTYKLCRMNLAIRGIDGSNIKWNPEGSFLNDAHKDLKADFVIANPPFNDSDWGGELLRNDGRWLANDLVPPVGNANFAWVSHFIYHLAPTGSAGFVLSNGSLSSNTSGEGDIRKALVQKDLVDCIVMLPTQLFYNTGIPACLWFLSRYKNGNKNRDRHGEVLFIDASELGYMVNRSSRAFTEIEISKIADTYHEWKKSGGSYRDIKGFCKSASIAEIEKHNFVLTPGRYVGIPDEIEDGVSFEEKMSELTMALGEQMREGQLLDEEIKKQLLKVGFIVSDELVDF; encoded by the coding sequence ATGGCAGAAAAAGCAGCAAAGCAGAATAACTCAGAGTCATTTGAGCAGAAATTATGGAAAGCGGCGGATAAGCTGCGAAAAAATATTGATGCTGCTGAGTATAAGCATATTGTTTTAGGTTTAATTTTTCTGAAATATATCTCTGATGCCTTTGAGGAGTTGCATCAAAAGTTGCTGGCGGGTGAGGGGGATTACGCAGGGGCAAATCCAGAGGATAGGGATGAGTATTCAGCCGAGAATGTGTTTTTTGTACCAGTTGAGGCGCGGTGGACATATCTTCAAGGACAGGCGAAGCAACCCGACATTGGTAAAACTGTTGATTTGGCTATGGAAGCAATCGAGCAGGAAAACGCCAAACGGTTAAAAGGGATTTTACCCAAGGTGTATGGACAGCAGAAATTAGACCAGAAATCTTTGGGTGGATTAATTGACTTAATTGGATCAATTACGTTAGGGGATGCTGAGGCACAGGCACAGGATGTTTTAGGGCGAGTCTATGAATACTTTTTGGGACAATTTGCTCTAGCTGAAGGCAAGAAAGGTGGACAGTTCTATACACCTGAAAGCATTGTTAAACTTTTAGTTGAGATGCTAGAACCCTACAATGGGCGTGTATTTGACCCTTGCTGTGGTTCAGGGGGGATGTTTGTCCAGAGTGAGAAGTTTGTCAAAAATCACCAAGGGCGTTTGGATGATATCTCAATTTATGGGCAGGAGAGCAACGAGACAACTTATAAATTGTGCCGGATGAATTTGGCGATTAGGGGGATTGACGGCTCAAATATAAAGTGGAATCCTGAAGGTTCGTTTCTCAATGATGCTCACAAAGACTTAAAAGCGGATTTTGTCATTGCTAATCCTCCTTTTAATGATAGTGATTGGGGCGGCGAGTTATTGCGAAATGATGGACGCTGGCTGGCTAATGACCTTGTACCTCCAGTTGGGAATGCCAATTTTGCTTGGGTATCGCATTTCATTTACCACTTAGCACCAACAGGTTCGGCGGGTTTTGTCTTGTCGAATGGTTCGCTGTCGTCAAATACAAGCGGTGAGGGAGATATTCGTAAGGCTTTAGTGCAGAAAGATTTGGTGGATTGTATTGTGATGTTGCCTACCCAACTTTTTTACAATACGGGTATTCCTGCTTGTTTGTGGTTTCTTAGTCGGTATAAAAACGGGAATAAAAACAGGGATAGACACGGTGAGGTATTGTTTATTGATGCCTCAGAGTTGGGTTATATGGTAAATCGCAGTAGTAGGGCTTTCACGGAAATTGAGATTAGCAAGATTGCTGATACTTACCATGAGTGGAAGAAGTCGGGGGGGAGTTACCGCGATATCAAGGGCTTTTGTAAGTCTGCATCAATCGCTGAAATTGAGAAGCATAATTTTGTGTTGACACCAGGGCGTTATGTGGGTATTCCTGATGAAATTGAGGATGGGGTGAGCTTTGAGGAGAAAATGAGTGAGCTTACAATGGCATTAGGTGAGCAAATGCGAGAGGGGCAATTGTTGGATGAGGAGATTAAAAAGCAATTGTTAAAGGTGGGATTTATTGTTAGTGATGAGTTGGTTGATTTTTAA